The following coding sequences lie in one Eschrichtius robustus isolate mEscRob2 chromosome 10, mEscRob2.pri, whole genome shotgun sequence genomic window:
- the DNM1 gene encoding dynamin-1 isoform X9 gives MGNRGMEDLIPLVNRLQDAFSAIGQNADLDLPQIAVVGGQSAGKSSVLENFVGRDFLPRGSGIVTRRPLVLQLVNATTEYAEFLHCKGKKFTDFEEVRQEIEAETDRVTGTNKGISPVPINLRVYSPHVLNLTLVDLPGMTKVPVGDQPPDIEFQIRDMLMQFVTKENCLILAVSPANSDLANSDALKVAKEVDPQGQRTIGVITKLDLMDEGTDARDVLENKLLPLRRGYIGVVNRSQKDIDGKKDITAALAAERKFFLSHPSYRHLADRMGTPYLQKVLNQQLTNHIRDTLPGLRNKLQSQLLSIEKEVEEYKNFRPDDPARKTKALLQMVQQFAVDFEKRIEGSGDQIDTYELSGGARINRIFHERFPFELVKMEFDEKELRREISYAIKNIHGIRTGLFTPDMAFETIVKKQVKKIREPCLKCVDMVISELISTVRQCTKKLQQYPRLREEMERIVTTHIREREGRTKEQVMLLIDIELAYMNTNHEDFIGFANAQQRSNQMNKKKASGNQVIRKGWLTINNIGIMKGGSKEYWFVLTAENLSWYKDDEEKEKKYMLSVDNLKLRDVEKGFMSSKHIFALFNTEQRNVYKDYRQLELACETQEEVDSWKASFLRAGVYPERVGDKEKASETEENGSDNFMHSMDPQLERQVETIRNLVDSYMAIVNKTVRDLMPKTIMHLMINNTKEFIFSELLANLYSCGDQNTLMEESAEQAQRRDEMLRMYHALKEALSIIGDINTTTVSTPMPPPVDDSWLQVQSVPAGRRSPTSSPTPQRRAPAVPPARPGSRGPAPGPPPAGSALGGAPPVPSRPGASPDPFGPPPQVPSRPNRAPPGVPSRRAQPHLRDLRSPDQLRLPS, from the exons GGACTTCCTGCCCCGAGGATCTGGCATTGTCACCCGACGCCCCCTGGTCCTGCAGCTGGTCAATGCTACCACAG AATATGCTGAGTTCCTGCACTGCAAGGGCAAGAAATTCACCGACTTCGAGGAGGTGCGCCAGGAGATTGAGGCTGAGACCGACCGGGTGACTGGCACTAACAAGGGCATCTCTCCGGTGCCCATCAACCTCCGCGTCTACTCGCCGCACG TGCTGAACCTGACCTTAGTGGACCTGCCCGGAATGACCAAGGTCCCAGTGGGGGACCAACCTCCCGACATCGAGTTCCAGATCCGGGACATGCTTATGCAGTTCGTCACCAAGGAGAATTGCCTCATCTTGGCCGTGTCCCCAGCCAACTCCGACCTGGCCAACTCTGATGCCCTCAAGGTCGCCAAGGAGGTGGACCCCCAGG GTCAGCGCACCATCGGGGTCATCACTAAGCTGGACCTGATGGACGAGGGCACAGATGCCCGTGATGTTCTGGAGAACAAGCTGCTCCCGCTGCGCAGAG GCTACATTGGAGTGGTGAACCGGAGCCAGAAGGACATCGATGGTAAGAAAGATATCACGGCTGCTTTGGCTGCTGAACGCAAGTTCTTCCTCTCCCACCCTTCCTACCGCCACTTGGCTGACCGCATGGGCACGCCCTACCTGCAGAAGGTCCTTAACCAG CAACTGACAAACCACATCCGGGACACGCTGCCAGGGCTGCGGAACAAGCTTCAGAGCCAGCTGCTGTCCATTGAGAAGGAGGTGGAGGAGTACAAGAACTTCCGCCCTGATGACCCAGCGCGCAAGACCAAGGCTCTGCTGCA GATGGTCCAGCAATTTGCTGTAGACTTTGAGAAGCGCATTGAGGGCTCAGGGGACCAGATCGACACCTATGAACTGTCGGGGGGAGCCCGCATCAACCGGATCTTCCATGAGCGCTTCCCCTTTGAGCTGGTCAAG ATGGAGTTTGACGAGAAGGAACTCCGAAGGGAGATCAGCTATGCCATCAAGAATATACATGGCATTAG AACGGGGCTCTTTACCCCAGACATGGCCTTTGAGACCATTGTGAAAAAGCAGGTGAAGAAGATCCGAGAACCGTGTCTCAAGTGTGTGGACATGGTTATCTCGGAGCTAATCAGCACCGTTAGACAGTGCACCAAGAAG ctccagcaGTACCCCCGGCTGCGGGAGGAGATGGAGCGCATCGTGACCACCCACATCCGGGAGCGCGAGGGTCGCACCAAGGAGCAG GTCATGCTCCTCATCGATATTGAACTGGCTTACATGAATACCAACCATGAGGACTTCATAGGCTTTGCCAA TGCTCAGCAGAGGAGCAACCAGATGAACAAGAAGAAGGCTTCAGGGAACCAG GTCATCCGGAAGGGCTGGCTGACCATCAACAACATCGGTATCATGAAGGGGGGCTCCAAGGAGTATTGGTTTGTGCTGACCGCCGAGAATCTGTCCTGGTACAAGGATGACGAG gagaaagagaagaaatacatGCTGTCCGTGGACAACCTGAAGCTGCGGGACGTGGAGAAGGGCTTCATGTCCAGCAAGCACATCTTTGCCCTCTTCAACACGGAGCAGAG GAACGTCTACAAGGATTATCGGCAGCTGGAACTGGCGTGCGAGACACAGGAGGAGGTGGATAGCTGGAAGGCCTCCTTCCTGAGGGCTGGCGTGTACCCCGAGCGTGTTGGG GACAAAGAGAAA GCCAGTGAGACGGAGGAGAATGGCTCAGACAACTTCATGCACTCCATGGACCCACAGCTGGAGCGGCAGGTGGAGACCATCCGGAACTTGGTGGACTCATACATGGCCATCGTCAACAAGACCGTCCGGGACCTCATGCCTAAGACCATCATGCACCTCATGATCAACAAT ACCAAGGAATTCATCTTCTCGGAGCTGCTGGCCAACCTGTACTCGTGCGGGGACCAGAACACACTGATGGAGGAGTCGGCCGAGCAGGCGCAGCGGCGCGACGAGATGCTGCGCATGTACCACGCACTGAAAGAGGCGCTCAGCATCATCGGCGACATCAACACGACCACTGTCAGCACGCCCATGCCCCCGCCCGTGGACGACTCCTGGCTGCAGGTGCAGAGCGTACCGGCTGGACGCAG GTCACCCACGTCCAGCCCCACACCGCAGCGCCGAGCCCCCGCGGTGCCCCCAGCCCGGCCCGGGTCGCGGGGCCCTGCTCCTGGGCCTCCGCCTGCTGGGTCCGCCCTAGGGGGGGCGCCCCCCGTGCCCTCCAGGCCGGGGGCTTCCCCTGACCCCTTCGGTCCTCCCCCCCAGGTGCCCTCGCGCCCCAACCGCGCCCCGCCCGGGGTCCCCAG CA GAAGGGCCCAGCCTCACCTACGCGACCTGCGGTCCCCCGACCAGCTGAGGCTCCCCTCTTAG
- the DNM1 gene encoding dynamin-1 isoform X7: MGNRGMEDLIPLVNRLQDAFSAIGQNADLDLPQIAVVGGQSAGKSSVLENFVGRDFLPRGSGIVTRRPLVLQLVNATTEYAEFLHCKGKKFTDFEEVRQEIEAETDRVTGTNKGISPVPINLRVYSPHVLNLTLVDLPGMTKVPVGDQPPDIEFQIRDMLMQFVTKENCLILAVSPANSDLANSDALKVAKEVDPQGQRTIGVITKLDLMDEGTDARDVLENKLLPLRRGYIGVVNRSQKDIDGKKDITAALAAERKFFLSHPSYRHLADRMGTPYLQKVLNQQLTNHIRDTLPGLRNKLQSQLLSIEKEVEEYKNFRPDDPARKTKALLQMVQQFAVDFEKRIEGSGDQIDTYELSGGARINRIFHERFPFELVKMEFDEKELRREISYAIKNIHGIRTGLFTPDLAFEATVKKQVQKLKEPSIKCVDMVVSELTATIRKCSEKLQQYPRLREEMERIVTTHIREREGRTKEQVMLLIDIELAYMNTNHEDFIGFANAQQRSNQMNKKKASGNQDEILVIRKGWLTINNIGIMKGGSKEYWFVLTAENLSWYKDDEEKEKKYMLSVDNLKLRDVEKGFMSSKHIFALFNTEQRNVYKDYRQLELACETQEEVDSWKASFLRAGVYPERVGDKEKASETEENGSDNFMHSMDPQLERQVETIRNLVDSYMAIVNKTVRDLMPKTIMHLMINNTKEFIFSELLANLYSCGDQNTLMEESAEQAQRRDEMLRMYHALKEALSIIGDINTTTVSTPMPPPVDDSWLQVQSVPAGRRSPTSSPTPQRRAPAVPPARPGSRGPAPGPPPAGSALGGAPPVPSRPGASPDPFGPPPQVPSRPNRAPPGVPRITISDP, from the exons GGACTTCCTGCCCCGAGGATCTGGCATTGTCACCCGACGCCCCCTGGTCCTGCAGCTGGTCAATGCTACCACAG AATATGCTGAGTTCCTGCACTGCAAGGGCAAGAAATTCACCGACTTCGAGGAGGTGCGCCAGGAGATTGAGGCTGAGACCGACCGGGTGACTGGCACTAACAAGGGCATCTCTCCGGTGCCCATCAACCTCCGCGTCTACTCGCCGCACG TGCTGAACCTGACCTTAGTGGACCTGCCCGGAATGACCAAGGTCCCAGTGGGGGACCAACCTCCCGACATCGAGTTCCAGATCCGGGACATGCTTATGCAGTTCGTCACCAAGGAGAATTGCCTCATCTTGGCCGTGTCCCCAGCCAACTCCGACCTGGCCAACTCTGATGCCCTCAAGGTCGCCAAGGAGGTGGACCCCCAGG GTCAGCGCACCATCGGGGTCATCACTAAGCTGGACCTGATGGACGAGGGCACAGATGCCCGTGATGTTCTGGAGAACAAGCTGCTCCCGCTGCGCAGAG GCTACATTGGAGTGGTGAACCGGAGCCAGAAGGACATCGATGGTAAGAAAGATATCACGGCTGCTTTGGCTGCTGAACGCAAGTTCTTCCTCTCCCACCCTTCCTACCGCCACTTGGCTGACCGCATGGGCACGCCCTACCTGCAGAAGGTCCTTAACCAG CAACTGACAAACCACATCCGGGACACGCTGCCAGGGCTGCGGAACAAGCTTCAGAGCCAGCTGCTGTCCATTGAGAAGGAGGTGGAGGAGTACAAGAACTTCCGCCCTGATGACCCAGCGCGCAAGACCAAGGCTCTGCTGCA GATGGTCCAGCAATTTGCTGTAGACTTTGAGAAGCGCATTGAGGGCTCAGGGGACCAGATCGACACCTATGAACTGTCGGGGGGAGCCCGCATCAACCGGATCTTCCATGAGCGCTTCCCCTTTGAGCTGGTCAAG ATGGAGTTTGACGAGAAGGAACTCCGAAGGGAGATCAGCTATGCCATCAAGAATATACATGGCATTAG GACAGGCCTCTTCACACCTGACCTCGCTTTTGAAGCCACAGTGAAAAAGCAGGTGCAGAAGCTTAAAGAGCCCAGTATCAAGTGTGTGGATATGGTAGTCAGTGAGCTCACGGCCACCATCAGAAAGTGTAGCGAAAAG ctccagcaGTACCCCCGGCTGCGGGAGGAGATGGAGCGCATCGTGACCACCCACATCCGGGAGCGCGAGGGTCGCACCAAGGAGCAG GTCATGCTCCTCATCGATATTGAACTGGCTTACATGAATACCAACCATGAGGACTTCATAGGCTTTGCCAA TGCTCAGCAGAGGAGCAACCAGATGAACAAGAAGAAGGCTTCAGGGAACCAG GATGAGATTCTG GTCATCCGGAAGGGCTGGCTGACCATCAACAACATCGGTATCATGAAGGGGGGCTCCAAGGAGTATTGGTTTGTGCTGACCGCCGAGAATCTGTCCTGGTACAAGGATGACGAG gagaaagagaagaaatacatGCTGTCCGTGGACAACCTGAAGCTGCGGGACGTGGAGAAGGGCTTCATGTCCAGCAAGCACATCTTTGCCCTCTTCAACACGGAGCAGAG GAACGTCTACAAGGATTATCGGCAGCTGGAACTGGCGTGCGAGACACAGGAGGAGGTGGATAGCTGGAAGGCCTCCTTCCTGAGGGCTGGCGTGTACCCCGAGCGTGTTGGG GACAAAGAGAAA GCCAGTGAGACGGAGGAGAATGGCTCAGACAACTTCATGCACTCCATGGACCCACAGCTGGAGCGGCAGGTGGAGACCATCCGGAACTTGGTGGACTCATACATGGCCATCGTCAACAAGACCGTCCGGGACCTCATGCCTAAGACCATCATGCACCTCATGATCAACAAT ACCAAGGAATTCATCTTCTCGGAGCTGCTGGCCAACCTGTACTCGTGCGGGGACCAGAACACACTGATGGAGGAGTCGGCCGAGCAGGCGCAGCGGCGCGACGAGATGCTGCGCATGTACCACGCACTGAAAGAGGCGCTCAGCATCATCGGCGACATCAACACGACCACTGTCAGCACGCCCATGCCCCCGCCCGTGGACGACTCCTGGCTGCAGGTGCAGAGCGTACCGGCTGGACGCAG GTCACCCACGTCCAGCCCCACACCGCAGCGCCGAGCCCCCGCGGTGCCCCCAGCCCGGCCCGGGTCGCGGGGCCCTGCTCCTGGGCCTCCGCCTGCTGGGTCCGCCCTAGGGGGGGCGCCCCCCGTGCCCTCCAGGCCGGGGGCTTCCCCTGACCCCTTCGGTCCTCCCCCCCAGGTGCCCTCGCGCCCCAACCGCGCCCCGCCCGGGGTCCCCAG AATCACTATCAGTGACCCCTGA
- the DNM1 gene encoding dynamin-1 isoform X6 — protein MGNRGMEDLIPLVNRLQDAFSAIGQNADLDLPQIAVVGGQSAGKSSVLENFVGRDFLPRGSGIVTRRPLVLQLVNATTEYAEFLHCKGKKFTDFEEVRQEIEAETDRVTGTNKGISPVPINLRVYSPHVLNLTLVDLPGMTKVPVGDQPPDIEFQIRDMLMQFVTKENCLILAVSPANSDLANSDALKVAKEVDPQGQRTIGVITKLDLMDEGTDARDVLENKLLPLRRGYIGVVNRSQKDIDGKKDITAALAAERKFFLSHPSYRHLADRMGTPYLQKVLNQQLTNHIRDTLPGLRNKLQSQLLSIEKEVEEYKNFRPDDPARKTKALLQMVQQFAVDFEKRIEGSGDQIDTYELSGGARINRIFHERFPFELVKMEFDEKELRREISYAIKNIHGIRTGLFTPDMAFETIVKKQVKKIREPCLKCVDMVISELISTVRQCTKKLQQYPRLREEMERIVTTHIREREGRTKEQVMLLIDIELAYMNTNHEDFIGFANAQQRSNQMNKKKASGNQDEILVIRKGWLTINNIGIMKGGSKEYWFVLTAENLSWYKDDEEKEKKYMLSVDNLKLRDVEKGFMSSKHIFALFNTEQRNVYKDYRQLELACETQEEVDSWKASFLRAGVYPERVGDKEKASETEENGSDNFMHSMDPQLERQVETIRNLVDSYMAIVNKTVRDLMPKTIMHLMINNTKEFIFSELLANLYSCGDQNTLMEESAEQAQRRDEMLRMYHALKEALSIIGDINTTTVSTPMPPPVDDSWLQVQSVPAGRRSPTSSPTPQRRAPAVPPARPGSRGPAPGPPPAGSALGGAPPVPSRPGASPDPFGPPPQVPSRPNRAPPGVPRITISDP, from the exons GGACTTCCTGCCCCGAGGATCTGGCATTGTCACCCGACGCCCCCTGGTCCTGCAGCTGGTCAATGCTACCACAG AATATGCTGAGTTCCTGCACTGCAAGGGCAAGAAATTCACCGACTTCGAGGAGGTGCGCCAGGAGATTGAGGCTGAGACCGACCGGGTGACTGGCACTAACAAGGGCATCTCTCCGGTGCCCATCAACCTCCGCGTCTACTCGCCGCACG TGCTGAACCTGACCTTAGTGGACCTGCCCGGAATGACCAAGGTCCCAGTGGGGGACCAACCTCCCGACATCGAGTTCCAGATCCGGGACATGCTTATGCAGTTCGTCACCAAGGAGAATTGCCTCATCTTGGCCGTGTCCCCAGCCAACTCCGACCTGGCCAACTCTGATGCCCTCAAGGTCGCCAAGGAGGTGGACCCCCAGG GTCAGCGCACCATCGGGGTCATCACTAAGCTGGACCTGATGGACGAGGGCACAGATGCCCGTGATGTTCTGGAGAACAAGCTGCTCCCGCTGCGCAGAG GCTACATTGGAGTGGTGAACCGGAGCCAGAAGGACATCGATGGTAAGAAAGATATCACGGCTGCTTTGGCTGCTGAACGCAAGTTCTTCCTCTCCCACCCTTCCTACCGCCACTTGGCTGACCGCATGGGCACGCCCTACCTGCAGAAGGTCCTTAACCAG CAACTGACAAACCACATCCGGGACACGCTGCCAGGGCTGCGGAACAAGCTTCAGAGCCAGCTGCTGTCCATTGAGAAGGAGGTGGAGGAGTACAAGAACTTCCGCCCTGATGACCCAGCGCGCAAGACCAAGGCTCTGCTGCA GATGGTCCAGCAATTTGCTGTAGACTTTGAGAAGCGCATTGAGGGCTCAGGGGACCAGATCGACACCTATGAACTGTCGGGGGGAGCCCGCATCAACCGGATCTTCCATGAGCGCTTCCCCTTTGAGCTGGTCAAG ATGGAGTTTGACGAGAAGGAACTCCGAAGGGAGATCAGCTATGCCATCAAGAATATACATGGCATTAG AACGGGGCTCTTTACCCCAGACATGGCCTTTGAGACCATTGTGAAAAAGCAGGTGAAGAAGATCCGAGAACCGTGTCTCAAGTGTGTGGACATGGTTATCTCGGAGCTAATCAGCACCGTTAGACAGTGCACCAAGAAG ctccagcaGTACCCCCGGCTGCGGGAGGAGATGGAGCGCATCGTGACCACCCACATCCGGGAGCGCGAGGGTCGCACCAAGGAGCAG GTCATGCTCCTCATCGATATTGAACTGGCTTACATGAATACCAACCATGAGGACTTCATAGGCTTTGCCAA TGCTCAGCAGAGGAGCAACCAGATGAACAAGAAGAAGGCTTCAGGGAACCAG GATGAGATTCTG GTCATCCGGAAGGGCTGGCTGACCATCAACAACATCGGTATCATGAAGGGGGGCTCCAAGGAGTATTGGTTTGTGCTGACCGCCGAGAATCTGTCCTGGTACAAGGATGACGAG gagaaagagaagaaatacatGCTGTCCGTGGACAACCTGAAGCTGCGGGACGTGGAGAAGGGCTTCATGTCCAGCAAGCACATCTTTGCCCTCTTCAACACGGAGCAGAG GAACGTCTACAAGGATTATCGGCAGCTGGAACTGGCGTGCGAGACACAGGAGGAGGTGGATAGCTGGAAGGCCTCCTTCCTGAGGGCTGGCGTGTACCCCGAGCGTGTTGGG GACAAAGAGAAA GCCAGTGAGACGGAGGAGAATGGCTCAGACAACTTCATGCACTCCATGGACCCACAGCTGGAGCGGCAGGTGGAGACCATCCGGAACTTGGTGGACTCATACATGGCCATCGTCAACAAGACCGTCCGGGACCTCATGCCTAAGACCATCATGCACCTCATGATCAACAAT ACCAAGGAATTCATCTTCTCGGAGCTGCTGGCCAACCTGTACTCGTGCGGGGACCAGAACACACTGATGGAGGAGTCGGCCGAGCAGGCGCAGCGGCGCGACGAGATGCTGCGCATGTACCACGCACTGAAAGAGGCGCTCAGCATCATCGGCGACATCAACACGACCACTGTCAGCACGCCCATGCCCCCGCCCGTGGACGACTCCTGGCTGCAGGTGCAGAGCGTACCGGCTGGACGCAG GTCACCCACGTCCAGCCCCACACCGCAGCGCCGAGCCCCCGCGGTGCCCCCAGCCCGGCCCGGGTCGCGGGGCCCTGCTCCTGGGCCTCCGCCTGCTGGGTCCGCCCTAGGGGGGGCGCCCCCCGTGCCCTCCAGGCCGGGGGCTTCCCCTGACCCCTTCGGTCCTCCCCCCCAGGTGCCCTCGCGCCCCAACCGCGCCCCGCCCGGGGTCCCCAG AATCACTATCAGTGACCCCTGA